The Nitrospirota bacterium genome window below encodes:
- a CDS encoding helix-turn-helix domain-containing protein: protein MQLLTLTEAARFLRKSKSWLYQNRSIRRYRPPGSRSYLFDKDDLLAWVRSGGVSASATQAESSALSGIDIASPPVYHRNPLYR, encoded by the coding sequence ATGCAGCTTCTGACCCTGACCGAAGCCGCTCGGTTCCTGCGAAAATCGAAGTCGTGGCTCTACCAAAACCGGAGCATTCGGCGGTACCGGCCTCCTGGTTCTCGGAGTTACCTCTTTGACAAGGATGATCTCCTCGCTTGGGTCAGAAGCGGAGGAGTCAGTGCCTCAGCGACGCAGGCGGAAAGCAGCGCACTCTCAGGCATAGACATTGCGTCTCCTCCTGTCTATCATCGCAATCCGCTCTATCGCTGA
- a CDS encoding JAB domain-containing protein: MKGQRRVSRLARREEAPAPARPYLVPRYRISLVQEAAYPTEAPIVTDSRAAGQALQPVFEGLDREQFVVCCLDAKHRIIGVNVVSVGSLTLSIVHPREVFKPAILLNAAAVLLAHNHPSGDSTPSQEDRALTARLKAAGEVLGITVLDHVIVGDGRLYSFADEGQL; the protein is encoded by the coding sequence ATGAAGGGGCAGAGGCGAGTCAGTCGGCTGGCACGGCGTGAGGAGGCGCCCGCCCCCGCGCGGCCCTATCTCGTGCCCCGGTACCGGATCAGCCTGGTGCAGGAAGCCGCCTATCCCACCGAGGCCCCGATCGTCACCGATTCCCGCGCCGCTGGTCAGGCGCTCCAGCCGGTCTTTGAGGGCCTGGACCGGGAGCAGTTCGTCGTCTGCTGTCTGGACGCCAAGCACCGGATCATCGGCGTCAACGTGGTTTCCGTCGGCTCCCTCACCCTCAGCATTGTGCATCCGCGCGAGGTCTTCAAACCGGCGATCCTGCTGAACGCCGCGGCGGTGCTCCTGGCCCACAACCATCCGTCCGGGGACTCTACGCCGAGCCAGGAGGACCGCGCGTTGACCGCCCGGCTGAAGGCCGCCGGCGAAGTTCTGGGAATCACCGTGCTGGACCATGTGATTGTCGGCGACGGCCGCCT